One window from the genome of Amycolatopsis sp. NBC_01480 encodes:
- a CDS encoding FAD-dependent monooxygenase, protein MDTDVLIVGAGPTGLTVAHELRLAGASAVVVDRLSRGSELSKAGGVQSRTQEAFDQRGLLEPLLATGNHPAGLAHFGGIHLPLTKDRHRFPWRSIPQVVVEGFLEKTLAGQGIHVRRDHELTGLEQDADGVTAFFADGTAIRARYLVAADGGRSTVRSLLRAEFPGQAGTSTVIAADLRLSGVEQTMTHRWNDEGDWVHLFPLGTDPAGRPMLRLAMGGPGRARPREVPITEDEIRDGLRAVFGLGVRLLELRYARRITNAARQAAQYRHGRVFLAGDAAHVHLPLGAQGMNTGIQDALNLGWKLGAAVRGQAADGLLDSYHAERHAVGAAVLRNVQAQSLLMDWEGTRAPEVTATRELFTALAKLPEVQHQLDDLLSGMGIRYTLPGVEGQPLAGLPAPDLDLVLDRGPARVNELLRSGRGLLLDPADALGKVADLWSDRVDRVVGGTEPMLVRPDGYVGWAGGVDSTGDGLEAAFGRWFGEPLLAILSGR, encoded by the coding sequence ATGGACACGGACGTACTGATCGTCGGCGCGGGCCCCACCGGACTGACGGTGGCCCACGAACTCCGCCTGGCCGGGGCCTCGGCCGTTGTCGTCGACAGGCTGTCGCGGGGGAGTGAGCTGTCCAAGGCCGGTGGCGTGCAATCCCGCACCCAGGAGGCGTTCGACCAGCGTGGCCTGCTGGAACCGTTGCTGGCCACCGGGAACCACCCGGCCGGCCTCGCCCACTTCGGCGGCATCCACCTCCCGCTCACGAAGGACCGGCACCGCTTTCCGTGGCGGTCCATCCCGCAGGTGGTCGTCGAAGGATTTCTCGAGAAAACCCTTGCGGGACAAGGAATCCACGTCCGTCGTGACCACGAGCTGACCGGCCTGGAGCAGGACGCCGACGGGGTTACCGCCTTCTTCGCCGACGGCACCGCGATCCGCGCTCGTTACCTCGTGGCCGCCGACGGCGGGCGCAGCACGGTCCGCTCGCTGCTGCGGGCCGAGTTCCCCGGTCAGGCCGGCACGTCGACCGTGATCGCCGCCGACCTCCGGCTCAGCGGGGTCGAGCAGACGATGACCCACCGCTGGAACGACGAGGGGGACTGGGTGCACCTGTTCCCGCTCGGCACCGACCCGGCCGGCCGGCCGATGCTCCGCCTCGCGATGGGCGGCCCGGGCCGGGCGCGGCCCCGCGAGGTCCCGATCACCGAGGACGAGATCCGCGACGGGCTGCGCGCGGTGTTCGGGCTCGGCGTGCGGCTGCTCGAACTGCGTTACGCCCGCCGGATCACCAACGCGGCCCGCCAGGCCGCGCAGTACCGGCACGGGCGGGTGTTCCTGGCCGGCGACGCCGCCCACGTCCACCTCCCGCTCGGCGCGCAAGGCATGAACACCGGGATCCAGGACGCGCTGAACCTGGGCTGGAAGCTCGGCGCCGCCGTGCGCGGCCAGGCCGCGGACGGCCTGCTCGACAGCTACCACGCGGAGCGGCACGCGGTCGGCGCGGCGGTGCTGCGCAACGTGCAGGCCCAGAGCCTGCTGATGGACTGGGAAGGCACCCGCGCCCCCGAGGTCACGGCCACTCGCGAGCTGTTCACCGCGCTGGCTAAGCTGCCGGAGGTCCAGCACCAGCTCGACGACCTGCTGTCCGGGATGGGCATCCGGTACACGCTGCCGGGCGTCGAAGGCCAGCCGCTCGCCGGGCTGCCCGCCCCTGACCTGGATCTTGTCCTCGACCGCGGCCCGGCCCGGGTGAACGAGCTGCTGCGCTCCGGCCGTGGCCTCCTGCTCGACCCGGCCGACGCGTTGGGCAAGGTCGCCGACCTCTGGTCCGACCGGGTCGACCGCGTGGTCGGCGGCACCGAGCCGATGCTGGTCCGGCCGGACGGGTACGTGGGCTGGGCCGGGGGCGTGGACAGCACTGGTGACGGGCTGGAGGCGGCGTTCGGGCGGTGGTTCGGCGAGCCCCTGCTTGCGATCCTAAGTGGACGGTGA